Sequence from the Candidatus Eisenbacteria bacterium genome:
TCGCCGCGCAGGCCTACCCCTCCGACCGGTTCGAGGTGCTGGTGATGGACAACGCCAGCTCCGACGGAACCGCGGCGATGGTGGAGTCCCGGGTCCCCGGGGCGGTCCATGCCCTGAGACTGGTGCCGCAGAACAACCGCGGCCCCGCGCTCTCCCGTCACAACGGCCTCCGGATGGCCCGCGGCGAGATCGTCGCCTTCACCGACAGCGACTGCACCGTGACGCCGGATTGGATCGGTGCGGGCGTGGCCGCGTTCGCGCCCGGAGTGGGACTGGTCCAGGGCCGCACCCTTCCCAACCCGGCGCAGCCGCGCCACCTCTTCGAGCGGACCATCGAGGTGACCCGGCTCGGTCCCGTGTACGAGACCTGCAACATCTTCTACCGGACCGCCGATGCGCTCGAAGCCGGAGGATTCTCGGGTTCCTACGACTACTTCGGGGAGGACACCTACCTGGCCTGGAGGGTGCTGCGCATGGGCCGGCAGGCGGTGTTCTCGCCGGAGGCCCTCGTGCACCACGAGGTATTCCGCGCCTCGCTGCGACAGTGGCTCACGGAACCCCGGTTCGCGGCAGCCTGGCCGCACATGGTGAAGACGATCCCGGAATTGCGCGCCCACCTGTACCACCGGTACTTCCTGCTCCGGGTGACCGCGATGTTCGACCTGGCGCTGGTCGGCGTGGCGCTGGCGGCGCTGGCGCACCCGGTGTTCGCGGCGCTCATCCTGCCCTATGCCATCACCCGGTACGTCGAGTGCGGCCGGCACCGGAGCCCCTGGCTCAGGCTCGCGCGCATCCTCGTGGGGCTGCCGCGCGCGCTGGTGCTCTTCACGGTGCTGCTGTACGGCTCGGCGAGGCACCGGAGCCTGGTACTGTAGCGGGCGCACCGACGCCGGTCTCGAGGTACTGTCGCAGAAGATCCGACTGGACCGAGGCCCACAGCCGGTTTCCGGCGGGGTTGAAGTGCATGTCGCCGGGAATGTAGCAGGCCGAAGCGCCTGCGGAACCGAATCGCCCGCGCATCCCGGCGTAGGAATCCAGGTACGGGACCCCTTCCGCTTCGCACACCCTGCGGACCTCCTCGAACGGCCGGAGCGAGTACACCCCCGTGAAATGTCCCAGGTGCGGAACCGCGGTCACCACGACCCGCACGTGAGCCGCGCGCGCCGCGCGCAGGGTGGCCGCGAGCGTGGACATGGATTGTCCGACCAGTGCGCGGGTCTCGTCGGACCACTCGGGCCCGCACCAGTCGAAGAGGCGGGGAAGCCCGGCGTTGCGGCCGATCCGTGCCGGGGCGCCCACGCGCCAGTTCAGCGTGCCCTGGTAGCGCGCGGTGCGGTTCATGATGATGTCCACGAACCGCGAATAGGTCCTCACCCGGATCATGAAGGCCTCGAGGCGGCCGGGCTCGCGCAGCCCGTCCGGGCTGCGGACGTAGCGCCCCTTCAGCGGGCTGCCTGCCGGACAGGCGAGCGGCGCCCCCGCCGAATCGAAGACCGCGGTCTGGCGGTACAGGAAGTCATCGAACACGTCGGTCATGTCCACGTTCAGCACGATCAGGTCCGGCGAGTAGGACAGCAGGGTTCGCGTGACCAGGATGTGATAGAGGATCGGCGAATAGCTGGGTGTGCCGGTGTTCACCAGCTCGAGGCGCCATCCCCGGCGCGCCAGCGGCTCCCTCAGGGCGGCCCCCACCCGCGCGGGCATGGATTGTTCCGCCGGGCCGTAGCCCTGCACGAAGGAGTCCCCCACGTAGAAGATCCGGAACGTCTCCGGTGGCTTCCGGCGCACCACGTCCGCGGGGTGGATCCACGACTGCCGGTTCGCCTTGAGCCGGTAGAGGGGGATCCCGGAGGCGGCCCACTCCGCGTGCTCCACCGTGGCGAGGGGCCGCAGCACGTGGTTGAGAACCGGGTGGGAGACGAACTCCGAGGGCCGCGCGGGACGCAGGATGCGGCAGGCGGCCTCCACCAGCAGCAGGGACAACAGCGCCTGCAGGCCGACGAGGAGAACGCGGGCGAAGGCGCCGCGGCGCGATCGGATTCTCATGGGCTGCCTCCCGTCCATGAAGCACTGCCATCGGGTGCGCCGCACGATCCTGGGTGTGCTATCATGCTCCGATTCCACTCAGGAGGTGAGCATTGGCCATATGGGGTTTCCGCCTGGGGCCGCTCCAGGTTTCGGTTGGAATGAAGAGCGCCTGGTTGGACAAGGTCCGGAATCGCGACAACAGCAGCGAGCCGGCCAGCCCCGTGGAGGCCTCCCCGCGTGCGCGGGAGGACCATGCCCCACTCCCCCGTCCCCTCACCCGCGCGGCCATCCTCGATCGGATTCGCGGGATCGAGTGGTACCACACGGTGGACCTGGGGCAGGGAGTGGTCACCCCCGGCTTCTACGACCATGCCCCCCACCTGGACCGCTACGGGCTCCCCGCGCGGCTGGACGGGAAGCGCGTCCTGGATGTCGCCACCTTCGACGGCTACTGGGCGTTCGAGTTCGAGCGCCGCGGGGCCCGGGAGGTCGTGGGGCTGGACATCCCCAGCTGGCGGCACCTGGACCTGGCCCCCTCGGTGCGGGCCCGCATGGCCCCGGAACTGCTGGATGAGCCCACCGGCGCCGGCTTCCTGGCAGCCCGGGAGATCCTGGGCTCCCAGGTCCGCCGCGAGATCCTCAACGTCTACGATCTGTCCCCCGAACGACTGGGCAAGTTCGACCTGGTGTTCTGCGGGGACCTGCTGCTTCACATCCAGAACCCGGTCCGCGCGCTCCAGAACATCTGCAGCGTGACCTCGGGCTCCGCCTACATCGTTGACTGCTACCGCCCGGAGCTGCCCGACGACGTGATCGAATACCGCGGAGCCCGGCGCGAGAATGTCTGGTGGCACTTCAGCTACGGGGCGCTCCGGCGCATGGTGACCGAGGCCGGCTTCCGCTCGGTTGAAGTCGTCAGCCGGTTCGAGGTTCCGCCGCGCTCCGGCGGCCGCGGGCCGAAGCGGGCCGTGTTCCGGGCGCTCCCCTAGCCCCGCCCCGAACTCCGGGCCCGGCTAGAACCGGGTCAGGGTGCCCGCCCGCTTGGCGTATCCCACCGCCAGGCCGAACGAGCCGAGCCCCGCGGCGAGGAACACCACCGCGAAGCCGATGAGGGTCCACGCGACCCCCGCGAGCTGGCCCAGGTTGTACCCCTGGAGCAGCGCATGGCGCATCCCGTCGAGCGCGTGCGTGAGCGGGATCAGCGCGGCCACGTGCTGCAGCCACACCGGCAGCACCGAGCTCGGGAAGACCACGCCGCTCAGCAGCAGCACGATCAGCGCCCCCACGGTGATGATCGGCTCCACCTGCTGCACCACCATGACCACGCTGGCCCACAGGATGCCCAGCCCGGCGAAACACAGCACCGTGAGCACGAACAGCACCAGCGCGGAGAGCAGGTTGGCGTGCGCCAGGTCCACGCGGTAGAGCAGCATTCCGAGGCTCAGGTACATCACGAAGCGGAATGCGCTGAGGAAATAGGGCCACAGCGACGACATGAGCAGGATCACCGGCAGGGGGACCGGGGACATCAGCGTGGCCTCGAGCGAGCCGGTGAGCTGGCCCTCGCGGATCTGCTTCGAGAACGCCGTGAGGCTCACCCCGACGCAGTCCGTGAGCGCGATCCCGACCAGGAAGAAGGCCAGGAAGCTGCCGCCGTACTTCTCGAGCGCCGGGATGCTCTGGGGCCCCACCGTCCGCCCGATGTAGTAGAACAGGCACAGCAGCACCAGGTTGCCCGCCAGCTGGGCGGCGAACGTGGCGCGGTAGCTGAGCGCCATGATGGCGTCGCGCTTGAAGAACGCCCAGGCGAGCCTCACGCCGCCCCCCGGCTTCCTGCCGCCGCGGTCGGATCCGCGGCCTGCCCCAGGACCAGCGAGCAGAACACGTCGTCGAAGGGCACCTGCTCGGCATCCACACCGATGATGAGCCCCCCCGACTTCAGGATCCTGTCCAGCACCGCGGACAGTGCCCCGCCCCCCTTCACGGTCCGCACGCGGATCACCGCGACATCCGCGTCGGAGGACACCAGCCCCACCTCCTGCAGCCCGACGCCGGGATCGGCCGCGAGCCCGGCCAGCCCCGGCAGTCCGCGCACCGTGATCCGGTGCACCTGGAAGTCGCCCCGCTGCCACCGCTCCCGGATCTCCG
This genomic interval carries:
- a CDS encoding glycosyltransferase — its product is MIPRPGEWTEPPFVTVVVPTHNRRELLERLLDSLAAQAYPSDRFEVLVMDNASSDGTAAMVESRVPGAVHALRLVPQNNRGPALSRHNGLRMARGEIVAFTDSDCTVTPDWIGAGVAAFAPGVGLVQGRTLPNPAQPRHLFERTIEVTRLGPVYETCNIFYRTADALEAGGFSGSYDYFGEDTYLAWRVLRMGRQAVFSPEALVHHEVFRASLRQWLTEPRFAAAWPHMVKTIPELRAHLYHRYFLLRVTAMFDLALVGVALAALAHPVFAALILPYAITRYVECGRHRSPWLRLARILVGLPRALVLFTVLLYGSARHRSLVL
- a CDS encoding methyltransferase domain-containing protein produces the protein MKSAWLDKVRNRDNSSEPASPVEASPRAREDHAPLPRPLTRAAILDRIRGIEWYHTVDLGQGVVTPGFYDHAPHLDRYGLPARLDGKRVLDVATFDGYWAFEFERRGAREVVGLDIPSWRHLDLAPSVRARMAPELLDEPTGAGFLAAREILGSQVRREILNVYDLSPERLGKFDLVFCGDLLLHIQNPVRALQNICSVTSGSAYIVDCYRPELPDDVIEYRGARRENVWWHFSYGALRRMVTEAGFRSVEVVSRFEVPPRSGGRGPKRAVFRALP
- a CDS encoding ABC transporter permease, translating into MRLAWAFFKRDAIMALSYRATFAAQLAGNLVLLCLFYYIGRTVGPQSIPALEKYGGSFLAFFLVGIALTDCVGVSLTAFSKQIREGQLTGSLEATLMSPVPLPVILLMSSLWPYFLSAFRFVMYLSLGMLLYRVDLAHANLLSALVLFVLTVLCFAGLGILWASVVMVVQQVEPIITVGALIVLLLSGVVFPSSVLPVWLQHVAALIPLTHALDGMRHALLQGYNLGQLAGVAWTLIGFAVVFLAAGLGSFGLAVGYAKRAGTLTRF